Below is a genomic region from Brassica oleracea var. oleracea cultivar TO1000 chromosome C9, BOL, whole genome shotgun sequence.
AACAAACTTTAACAAAAACCTTGAACATCAACGAGTAACAGAAAAGAAGCACAAACTTAACCTTCAAGACATGTTGCCTTAAACGCAAATAGTGTGAGGATCACTTCAAGTGAAAAGGCTCCTCGGTCCACGAAGTCACCGTTGAAGAGATAGGGATTCTCCTTTGAAGGGAACCCGTTCAGCTCAAAAATATGGATCAAATCATAAAACTGCACAAAAGTCGAACTGTCGTGTGGATAACCAATAAAGAGATGGATTTTATAGATAGAGATTAGAAAAAGAAAAGTTTATTACCTGCCCATGAATATCACCACAAACTGTGATATGAGCATCATCTACTAAGCTTATGAAAGCTAGAGAGGTAACGGGCTGGAAAATCTTCATGGCCTTTGACACGATCTGATAGATGTAGCGCTTATGAATCATCCTCTGATTCTTAAAATGTTGAACCATGTCCATCACAAAATCAGATGTCACAATGTCTCCATCAATTCTAGGTCCCAAATAGGAATCTTCTACCTCTACAAAAAAAAATATCATAAAGTGATGATGATGATGATGATGAAAGCAAAGAGGAGTCAAACCTATAGTTTGAAAGTCCTCGATGGTAGGCTTCTTGAAAATTCTTCTTCTCCATCTTAAAAGCAACGTGCTTAAGGTTTGTCTTACTGCTTATTGATTCCTCCCAATGATAGTCACAATGTTATCTTCTTCTAGATGATGGTCTTGTAACTCTATCTTTTTAACTTTTATTTATCTTATGTTTGTCTGTATTCATTTGTTTCTTCTCTCCGGTTCGGAATTACAATTAATCTGAGAGCGGTGGCTCTTATCGCCGGCGATAAAAAACGTCCGAGGATGTATTCAATTCATTAAAAAACATCATTAGAAGTCCACCTGCCCCATCATTCATCATGCACAAAACTACTAATAATTCAAATTATGCAGCTCCATTAACAAATAAAAAGGACACAAGATTCTCCCTAACATAATCCTGTTCACATTTGCTTCCAATGATCTAGTTCAGTTCTCTGCCTAATGTTTCTACTCAAATTTTAAATAAGCCAGTCATGGCCGTCTCAAACTCTAAAGAGACCATATTCAAAAAAAAAAAATAAGGCCCTTTTTACTAACCTGAAATCATTTATGTTTTTTTGGCAAAATATTGTTATAATATATAATAAATACACCAATCTAATTTGAGTGGAAGCAACATCTTTTGGTTTTATAACTAAAACCTTATGAAAAGCACCTCTCTGAGACTATGAATTTTTCAGTTTCTTTTTTCTTTTGATTTTTTTTTGTATCCACAATCATGAGTTATAATCTATAAGAAAATTAATAGAGCAATAGAACATGGATAGTGGTTAGACCAAAAGCCGCAGATTCTTTATTTGATTAAACAAGAAGTTGGAGACTCTTCTTTTTTCTTCTAGATAAAAGCTTAGACTAGTCATTCTTTTTTGCGTTTACTATTTTTTGTAAAAGTTGCTGAAAATTATATATTTCTCTCCTTATTTATAATCACTAATTAAATAATAGTTTCCTAAATATAATCAAATTAGAATATTAACTTTCTAAATTTACATTGAATATTAAATCAAACACCAACAGCTATTTTTTACTTTCCAAAATATATTAATTGATATAAATGTTAATTTTTTCTTGGCTTATTGCATTTTTGTTGGTTATGTAAACAAAATCAAATTTGTAATTTATATTTATTGGTTAATAAATCCGAAAATTAAATTTAAATATAGCTATCTGATTTTTAATAAATATATGATTTTAAATTTATAACTATTACTAAAATAAAAAAAATTATGGGTCCTCTAAAATTTGGACCATGTTCGACCGCTTCGACCGCTCCACTTGCACGTGCTAAAAGACGGCCCTGAAGCCAGTCTTCAGAAGCCTAGATGAGAGCTATATTTTTTTGTTCATACCAAAGGCTATGGCTAATCATATCTAACAAGAAAAACTCTGAAAGCAGAAAGCTTACTGGTTACTCCAATCTGTTGTATCCTCATTAACAAGGTGAGTCCATTTAGTTCTTCCACTGCGACCAAAGTGCTTGACTTGCATGACTTTTGGCAGAATCGATTTGTCCAACCTATTCTTCTCCAGTTGTGCAGAGAAGTCTCGCTGATTATTACCATCGATTCCCACGGATCCTGCCTGGAAGAGGCAACCTTGTACTAGTATTTGTACATTAAATTTCAGTTCTTTTTGGGTGTGGAACGTAATCAAAAAAATATCATATTTACTAGCTAAAGCATGAAATTGCATGGAGGTTTACAAGTGATCAGGATGCTAGTAATGAATGATATATCATCCCCTTGCCGATGTAATATATTTACATAATAGGAAGCAAATCCTTTTGGTAATTTACAAATTCAAATCACCCCCACCTGTTTAATAAAACAAACGTGCTTCTACACTTACAACAAAGCATATGAAAGAACAATTACTTGCAAATGCCAAAGTGATTCCATTGTTGTTCCTATGGGTAGTTTCACCATTGCAACATCCAACAAGGAGGTAAGTGTTTGGAAGCCTAAAAAAATAGCACACATGAGCGCTGCAACTCTCAAACTAACTCAAATATTATATAAAAAAGAAGAAGATTAAATTACAAAGAAAAACTCTCAAACTGAAGTATCTATATAAACAAAAAAAAAGCTTAAGAAAGAAGGCATGATTAAATTACAAAAAAAATGGTTTAATTTGAGAACAAACTAGGGAAATAACAAACAGGATATTCAGGGGCTTTAGGAAAGGAGTCTAAAACATAGGATTTGGTATGGAGATCATGTATCACCAGTGGTGGACCACGCCTATAACCAAGCAATAATATGGTCTCGTCTACAATAGCTATTGGCAACAGTGCTGGTCGGGGAAAATAAGGAGGGTCATGAAAAGTGGTTTTGGTGAGATCTATCGAACACATTTGCTTCCATGTCATCATCATGTTGCAGCCGCCGAGTGACCATATCACTTGGGTTTTGGTGGGATAGATTTTGAGGGATATACGCAAGCGGTTATCGAGGATGCACAAGACGACAAAGCGAGGGTCAGGTACATGGGAAAAGGGGGCGTTACAGATGACTTGAAAAGTTTCCGTGTGAAGATCAAAAGACAGCAACTTGGTTTCTTTACAGTCGGTTAACCAATAAAGTGACCCGTCAAAATACACAGGCTTCTGGCCATCAAGAATCCGATACGGAGAAGCATGGAGGACGTACCTCCAAGCATTAGTGGGAAAGTCAAAAACTTCACAAGTGGTGGCATTGTCCAGGTCAAATTCAAATGAGTTAAAGAGTCAAACCGGCTTGTATGTGCCCCTGACTTTGTCTTTGCCGAATCCTAGCTGAGGTTCTCGCGTGGGCCAGACTCTCTTTCTACGCGCGCCAGAGTGAGAGATGATGAGCGGTTGAACCCTCGAAAGAGGAAAGCTTCGGCGCCATCTAGTGGCGGGATTAAAAACGACACTCGGGTGGCAGTTGCTGAAAAGGCATACAAGTCCATCACAAGAACCATAGCAAACCTTGTCTCTCCTTGTAGGGAACTTGAGGCTACGAATTACACAAGACCCCACCACCATATTAGCTTCTTCTTCTTTTACTTCTTCTTCTTCATTACCAAAACCGGTCACGTATAGGACATCTGGACCTCGTCATTTCTTACAGGTGATCAGTTGTCTCTGTTTGAAACTTGGGGACTCGATTGTCGATTTCCAGCCTTTGATACAGACTTGAATCTCAGCAGAGACACCACAGGAAGTCTCTCGAGGATGAGCTCAACGACATCGTGTGGTAGCAATTGGCGATGTCTTTTCAACATTGTCTTGTTGTCTCTCAAGACACGATCCATCGAAGCTTTCCTATATATATACACAACAAGACACACGAGTCTACTTATTAGATTTAAGAAAAAAAGAATACTTCCTTTCCATGAAGATAAAAAAGAAAAAAATAAATCTAATAATCGACCATTCTGAAGAAGGATACATCAAAGGATTTATGGGACTCAATGAAGAGGAAGTATCAAGGCAACGATAGAGTGCATAGTGCTCAACTCCAAAGGTTAAGAATGAGCTTTGAAGTTCTGGAGATGAAGACGGGGGAAACTATCATTGAGTACTTCACAAGAGTCATGGAGGTTGCCAACGATATGCGCAATCTAGGAGAAGATATGCCAGATGTTAAGGTGGTTCAGAAGATTCTATGGACTCTCGTAGAAAAATTCACATACGTTGTATGTGCTATCAAAGAATCGAATGATGTCAAGAACATGACGATAGATGGACTACAAAGCTCTCTGATGATCCACGAGCAGAATCTCAGCAGGCATACTGGGGAAGAACATGCCGTGAAGGTTGAGGGACAGTGGAGATCAGATGGTGGTAGACTCAGAGGAAGGAATCAACCTGGATCTCGTGGTAGAGGACGAGGACGCAGTTTCGGTCGAGGACAAGGGAATTCAAGCTTCACCAAAGATACGGTTGAATGCTACATGTGTCATAAGCTGAGATACTTCAAATCAGAGTGTCCAAGCTGGGATAGAGAAGCAAATTATGCGGAGATGGAGGAAGACATACTTCTTATGGCACATGTAAAGGGAGTTGAAGATGAAAAACATATTTGGCTCTTGAACTCAGGGTATAGTAATCACATGTGTGGAGCTAAAGAGTGGTTCACTGAGCTTGACAACAACTTTCGTCAAAGCGTCAAGTTAGGACTTAGGAGATGACAGAACCATTTGCTCTCTTTGTAAACGATTAGCTAGAGCATTGTAAACATCGGTGTGAAGTATGGTGTACCGAATGGTAGAGAGGAGATTTTATGTGTCATCAAACGGATCAGGTTTCAACGATCAAAGGGCTCCATCTATGTAGATGGACTTAGGGTTCGACTGGTTTAAACGCAGCGGTTGCGGGAAAACCAGTCAGACGCTTAATGGCGAGGGGATAACCTCCGCAGGCAATGCCTGTCAAAAGCAGTGAAAAGACTGGAAATATCGTTAGCCAGTTTCAATTAACCAAAGTTCCATCCCATTTCCTTTCAGATAAACCCATGTCATTTCTTTTCAGATAAAGTCATGTCATTTCTCTTCATCTGGCGACACAAGTCAGTTGCTCATTTCATTGAATCAACTTGGTGATTCTGCTGCTAATTTAGCGTGACATATGGTGCAAATGAGAAAGCAATGTTCAGAAAGGTATTTGTCATTCCTTTTATACTAGCGCCGGCTCGCGCTACGCGCGGGATATCGTATTTGGATTTTGATATTTTAATATATATATATATATATATAATTTTTAATTATATGGTTTATTCAATTAATATTATAAAACATGTGATTCAATTTTATTTTTAATATGTTATATATTTTTAATTTTGAATCAGCTAATTGCAGTTTTTTTTTTAATTTAGTTAATTTAATTACTTTGTAAATTATTGTAGTTGGAGGTATTTAGTTAAAGAAACTCTTTGATTAATATTTTATGGTTGTTTTCGAATGTGTTAGTAATTGGAGGAAGTTATATTAGATAGTTTTGTTTTTTTTTAAGTTTTTGTTTGTCTTTTTTCTGATAATTATTTGTTATATTTGTTGATATATTATTTTTACATCTAGATTCATTGTTAGCTGTTTGGGTCAAAAATTTAGAAGGAGACTTTGACAATGAACTATTTTATTATTTTATATAGCTATGATATTTGAGTGACTTCATGTGAAAACCTATTAGAATACAATACGGTTTTCTGATTATATATTCAAAGAAACACTAATTTGGGTCAAAAAAAAATTAGAGGGAGAAACATTGACCATGGATTCTTTGATATAATTATGCATTCAATGAATTAATAATTTTATATCAAAATTATAAAAACTCAGTTTTCCGATCATATATTCAAAGAAACACTATACTTTTTCCTTAGGGTCAAAATTTTAAGACCCTATCACATAAATTATTTAGGCTGTATCAAAGAACCAGTATATTTTTATCTTGACCTATATAAAACTGTCGCTTGTATTTCTAATGATCTGGAAAAGATAGTAATACTACTGTTCAAATCCAAGTATATGTTTGATTATATATAGGTCAAGTCAAGATAGTTTGATGATAAATAGCTATTTTTATTCAAAATTAGAAATACATGTCGCTCTGTATATTGACCAAATGTTTTTTGAGCCAATTTTTTCCTAAGTCTCCTCTTTTCAGAAAACCGGAGTTCAAGTTCTTAGTTTTATTTCTTTCAAAAATAAATAAATTATAATTAAAAATGTAATCAAAATATAAACTAAAAGATCAAAATTAGGCCTGTGATTTAGCCACTTTGGTACATTAGGCACGTGTAATAAAGGCCTGTGATTTAGACTCCATCTTCCCAGTCACAGACCGTTGAATAATCAACGCGGCGGAGGAGATAGACCGTTGTATAGAACCCTCTCTTATCTGACGTCGTTGTTTTCTTCTAACTTTTTCTTCGAGTCGCCGGAGAGCGTCACTTCCATCCCTGGGCGAGCCGGTAACTCGGAAGGGAAGGAGGAGGAGTCGGAACAAAAGGAGGAGTAGTCGGAAGAACTCGACGGTTGTGGAGATGGGGGTTCTAGCGAGCGCAACGCCGTCGTCGCCGATAGGTCTGAAACGGCTGTAGACAGATCCGTTGGTTCCTTCGCTGGCGCACCAGATCCGGTCGTCTTTCTCGACGGAGCAGTCGAAGTCCGCGGAGCAGCTGAGGCTGTGGGAGAAAGGGTGAGAGTAGGAGTAAGACATCAACGGTGCCATCGCCGCGAAGTCGTTCAAAACCGACGTCGTCGTTCGCTTTACCCTCGGTTTTTTACGGCGTTTTACGCCGTGAGTGATAGAGAGACGTCTGGTAGAGCTAGAGAGAGGTTTAAAGTCTCGATCTTGTTCTTCTTCTCTTCATCTTCTTCCACTTCCTGTTTGACCTCGTCGTGAGCCTTTAGCGTCGAAGGATTTGGATTGGGTTCTCAAAGATATCACCGTATATCTCTGAGTTCAAGGTGAGAGATATCACAAATATTTATACTGAATCTCACACCATCTCTGAGACCTAAAAATCGCTTTGAAGACACATGAATCAATGGGATTAAAGAGTGAACTATTAATCACATCGTTTCTCGCCGCGAGAGGAATCGTTGCAGCGTATTAGGGTTAGGGTGCTTTCATCCACGTCGGGCCTAAGAAAGTTTAATCCAACAGTCCATTATACAATAGATACAACGAAGCCCAACATCTCCTATTAATGAAGCGCTGCGTTTTGATTAATGAGGATAGGTGTCGGCTACAGCGAGCTCGAATTGATGACATGGCATCCGAGCTGGACCCCCTACTAGTGATTCATGGTCTTCTTTATTTATAAAGAAGATATTTGTGCCGGCACTGGCAATTTGATGTGTTGAAAATTTATACTCCCTCCGTTTCTGAATAAGTGTCGTTATAGAAAATTTTTTTCGTTACAAAATAAGTGTCGTTTTCAATTTTCAATGCAAAATTTATTAGTTTTATTCAGTAATTTATTTTTCTATTAGTTAAAATATGGTTAGATGTATTAGTAATTATGTTTTTATATAGAAAATGTATAAAATTAATTGTTTCCTTAATCCGTGTGCACATGCTCTCAAAACGACACTTAATATGAAACAGCATATTTCTACCTTGAAATTACCATCAAACTTACATTGGAAAAATATGAAAATAAAAATGCTTTAGTGATACATGCAGAAACATAAACTGTATCTTGATTAATCCCATAACTGTGTCTGGTTCGATACAAAAGACGGTCCGACCAGATGTCTCTTGTCCACGATCTCACGGTAATAACAAAGCAAATAGTACTAATTGCTGCGATTTAGTTATTCTCAGAGATAACAGCGTAAGATGTTTTTCTTTCACTAGAACATACCACCTTGTTTCAGTTTTTGGCTTAAACTCGATCAGATCTTGAAGCGGCTTTACGTCTCCCAATCTTTCATCTTCTTGCTCCCCTTTGGTTTCTCAATAGGACCATTCATGCCCGCCATTTTCTTGTTGTATTTTTCTCGTAGAGGATCATTAGAAGTCCACCTGCACAATCATTCATCATGCAAATAAAAAATAATAATTCAAAATCTGAAGCTCCATAAACCAATCAACAGACACAACACTCTCCCTAACAATCATAACCCGGTTCACATTTGCTTGCAATGTTTCTACTAAAGGTCTAAATATAACAGTCTTCAGAGTTCAGCAGCCTAAATGTAACCAAAGAAAAGCTGAAAGCAGAAAGCTTACGGGTTACTCCAATCTGTTGTATCCTCATTGACAAGGTGAGTCCATTTAGTTCTTCCACTGCGACCAAAGTGCTTGACTTGCATGACTTTCGGCAGAATCGATTTATCCAACCTATCTTCTCCCGTTGGTGCAGAGAAGTCCCTCTGAAATATACCATCCGTCCCCACGGATCCCGCCTCATCATCAGGATCCGCCTGGAAGAAGGCACCCTTGTGGTAATACTTCTGCATGAAGTTCCATTTCTTCTTCGGTTGAACCGACGAAGCTTTGGGATTCTTCCTCTCCCATTCTCTCCTCTCCTGCTCCGTCATGTTCCTCAGCTTCTCTATCTCTTCCCTCTCTCTCAGCATAGCTTCCTTCGCGTCCCTCTCTCTCTTGATCCTAGCGATCTCTCTCGTCTTCCAAACTTCGTACTCCTCAGCTTCGTTGATCTCGTCGTCGGTCTCCACGTCTCCGATGTTCGCTTCTTGCAACAGCATGTTCTTGCGTATCTCTTCGTCTTTCCTAACTTCCTCAACCACGATCTGCTTCGTCTCTATCTTCCTCATCTCGAGCTTCCTCTTAGCTAACTCCTCGAGAGCTTGCTCCTCAGCCTCGAGCCTTTCACGCTCTGCGACCGTGTCTCTCTCAGCTTTGGGGACAAAAACAGGCTTGATCATGGTGATACTACCAGGCATATCATCTTCGGAATCAGTCTCGTACTCTGACTCCTCTTCCTCCTCGTCTTCCTCCTCTACCTCGTCCTCTTCCTCCACAGGTAGCAGATCAGCCTCCTCCTGAGCTCTTTTGAGATTCTTTTCTCTGATTCTCCTCCTTCTTTCTTCCAGAGCATACTCATCTTCTTCCTCGTCTTGATGATTCTTCAACTCTTCTTCTTCGGTAGATATAATCTCAGCCTGCCTAACACGACGGTGATCGGCTCTAACTTCTTCACGGTTTTCAGCTCTGGTCTGAGCTAAACGGCGCAGCCTGGGGTCATCCTTCCTAGCAACCCCCAAATCATCATGCTTTCTATCCAAAACGTCAGCCTTGTGCATCCTAACGTCCTCATCATCCTCGGCTTCATCGGCCCACTCGGGAGCTTTACCAGGCCAGTATCTTTTCACTTTAGTCTGACCAATCCCACCTCGGAGTTTGGCCCTTGTAGCTAGTGCAGCTTCACTCACTCCCGCTGTGACGGACATCTTTGAACTTGCGAATAATCAAACACAAATGTTTCTGCAACATGAAAGAAAACAAAATTAAATACAGGGATGAGATTCAATCTTTGCATCATTCGTATTTACCAGAAAAAGAAATGACATAATCCTAAATCAATCCACAAAAGCTAAAACTCTAACGAGACAGCTTATAACTTTATAAGGCATTATGCAAAATCCATATCAATGATATGTATGTGTCTTAGTATATCTTAAACCAATTCTGAATACATAAGTACACAAACCAATCCTGTCATATAAGTGCACAAACCTGTTCCGACAGAAGATCGAATTAATCAGTGCAGAGTAAAGAGTGCAGGATCAAACATATGACCCCCGACTCCCCGAGAAAACCAAAGACTATTGATTTTCACCAATCTGAAGCTTTGGATCCCCAAAACCACAAAACTCAATGGTTGTCTAAGAAATAACAAAGGAAACAAAAACAGATAAGCGAGCTTACGCTTTCGATTAAACTTTATCGGTGGAGAATGAGGGAACTCCGATCCGGCGAAAGAAACCCTAAGAAGACGTAGCCAGACGGTGGAGGTCCTGAAACGGGGGACATAAACCACGCGAGAACCCATAACATTATTTTACTTAAAACGGAACTATAGAGGGTATTGGGCCTTTTAAGATTTCAGTTTTTATTGGGCCTAAAAATTGAATGCTTTTCTCGTTAAAAATCTTGAGATCTTCTATAACGTTGACTAACATCTATCTATCTATTTATATATATATATAAAGAAGAGATTGATTCTCTTCTGAGAGAAACACGTCACTAATTGGAAGCACGAGACAATGACGCGTGTCCTGATATCAATACTAGCGTTTCATTAATCTGAGTCGTGTTTTTGTATCTCTGGGCTGGGAAAATGATAGGCTACAGATGATTTTAAAACAGACCCATAACCTGAATAAGGAAAACCCCTAAGCTTTTGATAAAAAAAAAAAAAGGAAAATCCTAAGCTTGTCGCGTTGTCGTCTCCTTTGAGACTTCTCATCTTCGTCTCTATCATCTCAGCACATAAACACTCACGATTATTTCTTCGCCGTGTTTAATCTCCATTAATTCAATCAAACACGATGTGGCCTTTAATGCGTGCTTTGATTCGAAGTCGGTGTATCTAATAGTATAAATAGGCGGTGATTCGAAGTCGGTGTATCTATCTATTTATATAAAATAGAGTTTTTTTCTCTTCTAGGATGTCCACATGGGATGACAGGTCACTAATTCGTGCATCATGCATCTGACACGTGTCTCATATCCAAAACGCAGCTCTTCAACATTTGGGTACGGGACGATCGATATTCCTCACGGTTTCTGAAACGGAGTGTGTTATGATTTTGTACGAGTTCTTCAATGCTTTGTTTGCATCGGCGAGGATATGTGATATCATGTATAAATAAGTCAGTATTTCTCTTCTGAAAATCACGATCTCTTCATCGGACCTGAAATCAATCCACCGTCTCTCACCTGCGATCATTGCGTGAAGACGGAGTCGTTGCCATGACGTTCGATATTCACTTCACCACCTCTGGTCAATCAAGGCGTGCTGGTTTAGGGGTGCATTTCAATCAACTTAATTATGCTTCTTCTCCTTACCTCCGTTGCCAAAACTGTAAAGGAAAGCTTCTGCGAGGGATCAAGTCTTATGCGTTTTTAGGGGCAAGCAACAACGGATTAGCGATAGTTCTCCTGATCCAGTCAAGCTTTTATCCACTTCCCTCTACAAACGGTTTCTCAGTCCTCCTGATCCAATCAAGCTTACCTTCACTTCATCCTACAAACGGTTTCTCAGCTCTCTTAATTTAGATGGATACGTGAAAACATCAAATCTCATCATTCATACAGTGTTTTTGCTGATCAAAAAAAACTCCCATTCTGTTTATTGTGTTGTGCTATTGTAAAGAAAGAGACTTTATGAAACAATTTTATATGCAGAAACCATTTGGCGTGTAAGTATATTGAAAAATGGGTAAACTATTAAAGAGGTGACGGAGAAGTTCGTTGAGAGATACAGTAACATTAAATTTCTGCAAGGCTATGGCTT
It encodes:
- the LOC106315410 gene encoding microfibrillar-associated protein 1, whose protein sequence is MSVTAGVSEAALATRAKLRGGIGQTKVKRYWPGKAPEWADEAEDDEDVRMHKADVLDRKHDDLGVARKDDPRLRRLAQTRAENREEVRADHRRVRQAEIISTEEEELKNHQDEEEDEYALEERRRRIREKNLKRAQEEADLLPVEEEDEVEEEDEEEEESEYETDSEDDMPGSITMIKPVFVPKAERDTVAERERLEAEEQALEELAKRKLEMRKIETKQIVVEEVRKDEEIRKNMLLQEANIGDVETDDEINEAEEYEVWKTREIARIKRERDAKEAMLREREEIEKLRNMTEQERREWERKNPKASSVQPKKKWNFMQKYYHKGAFFQADPDDEAGSVGTDGIFQRDFSAPTGEDRLDKSILPKVMQVKHFGRSGRTKWTHLVNEDTTDWSNPWTSNDPLREKYNKKMAGMNGPIEKPKGSKKMKDWET